Proteins encoded together in one Bacteroides zoogleoformans window:
- a CDS encoding DUF4141 domain-containing protein, translated as MRTRITFVICLCLLLAGRASAQWVVSDPGNLAQGIINASKNIIHTSKTATNMVNNFQETVKIYEQGKKYYDALKSVNNLVKDARKVQQTILMVGDITDIYVTSFQKMLRDDNFTVEELGAIAFGYTKLLEESNDVLTELKNVVNITTLSMTDKERMDVVERCHSKMKRYRNLVSYYTNKNISVSYLRAKKKNDLDRIMGLYGSMNERYW; from the coding sequence ATGAGAACAAGAATAACATTCGTCATCTGCCTGTGCCTGCTTCTCGCGGGCAGGGCTTCCGCCCAATGGGTCGTGAGCGATCCGGGCAATCTGGCGCAGGGCATCATCAATGCCTCGAAGAACATCATCCACACCTCGAAGACCGCCACGAACATGGTGAATAACTTTCAGGAAACGGTGAAAATCTACGAGCAGGGCAAGAAGTATTACGACGCCCTCAAATCCGTGAACAATCTGGTCAAGGACGCCCGCAAGGTGCAGCAGACCATACTGATGGTAGGCGACATCACGGACATCTACGTGACCAGCTTCCAGAAGATGCTGCGCGACGACAACTTCACGGTGGAGGAACTCGGAGCCATCGCCTTCGGGTACACGAAGCTGCTGGAGGAATCCAATGACGTGCTTACGGAGTTGAAGAACGTGGTGAACATCACCACGCTCTCCATGACGGACAAGGAGCGCATGGACGTGGTGGAACGCTGCCACTCCAAGATGAAGCGTTACCGCAACCTCGTGAGCTACTACACCAACAAGAATATCAGCGTGAGCTACCTGCGTGCGAAGAAGAAAAACGACCTTGACCGCATCATGGGGCTGTACGGGAGCATGAACGAAAGATACTGGTAG
- a CDS encoding DUF3876 domain-containing protein, producing MSISRMKMLQVSKCLIGLAVMVLQSCDVAENRRDLLCGNWESVEGKPDVLIYKEGEAYKVTVFKRSGIRRRLKPETYLLQEENGNLFMNTGFRIDVAYNEATDVLTFSPNGDYVRVKPQPETPAGK from the coding sequence ATGAGCATATCAAGAATGAAGATGCTGCAAGTCAGCAAGTGTCTGATCGGATTGGCGGTCATGGTGCTGCAATCCTGCGACGTGGCGGAGAACCGCCGCGACCTGCTGTGCGGGAATTGGGAAAGCGTGGAGGGCAAGCCCGACGTGCTTATCTACAAGGAGGGCGAAGCCTACAAGGTGACGGTATTCAAACGGAGCGGCATCCGCCGCAGGCTGAAACCGGAAACCTACCTCTTGCAGGAGGAGAACGGCAACCTGTTCATGAACACCGGCTTCCGCATCGACGTGGCGTATAACGAAGCCACCGACGTGCTGACCTTCTCACCGAACGGGGACTACGTGCGTGTGAAGCCGCAGCCGGAAACTCCGGCAGGAAAATAA